CACAATTTCTTCGGTAATTAATACTTTATCAGTGATAATATTAATACGTTCGACAAAATTTTTCAACTCCCTTATGTTTCCCGGCCACTCATAATTGACAAGAATTTCGGTGGCTTTGGGAGTGAATGTTTTTAGGATATCCGCCTGTGTCCTCCTGAATTTTTCCATAAAGTACGAAAGAAGCGACTCGATATCCTCTTTTCGCTCCCGCAGCGGCGGCATAAAGACAGGAATGACATTCAGGCGAAAATAGAGGTCTTCCCTGAATCGGCCCGCCTTTATTTCCTGTTCGATATGTTTGTTTGTAGCGGCGATGATCCGTACATCGACGGAAATCGGCTTTTCGCCGCCGATACGCTCAAAGGTCAACTCCTGGATGACGCGCAGGACTTTGGCCTGTGCGCTTGCCGACATGTCGGCTATTTCATCGAGAAAAATCGTCCCTTTATGGGCCAGTTCGAATTTTCCTTTTCTTCGTGAAATCGCGTTTGTAAACGCCCCTTTTTCATGACCGAACAATTCGGACTCGATGAGGGTCTCGGGTATCGCCGCGCAGTTGATTTCGATAAAGGGCCCCGCGGCCCTTTTACTCTTTCTGTGAATCTCTCTTGCGACAAGCTCCTTACCCGTCCCGTTCTCACCGAGGATCAGAATCCTGGAGTCGGTTGCCGCACTTTGTGAGATGATTTCACGGACTTTTTCGATAGTCGGACTCGAACCGATTATTTCATCCTCCATGAAAAGGGAGTTTTTCAGATCTCTGTTTTCCATGATAAGATCTTCCATTTTCAGGGCATTTCTGACAACGGTGATCGTTTTTTCCAGGGAAAGCGGCTTTTCGAGAAAATCGAATGCACCCATTTTTACCGCCTTCACCGCGAGGTTGATATTCGCATGCCCCGAGATCATGATCACTTCGACATCGGGGAAATCCTCGCGGATTTTTTTCAGCACATCGATGCCGCCCATATTGGGAAGCCATACGTCGAGGATGACAAGGTCGACGGGTTTTGTCTCGATGAGTGACAGCCCCTGCACGCCGTCTTCCGCGCAAAGTACGGTATAGTTCTCGTCTTCAAGAACATCCTTAAGAACGGATCTGATACCCGGTTCGTCATCGATAATCAATATTGTGTTCATGATGGTGCTCCTGTCGGCAGATCGATAAAAAAGGTCGTTCCGATTCCTTTTCTACTCTCAAACCATATATTTCCTTTATGATCGAAAATAATTCTCTCAACAATCGAAAGCCCCAGCCCGGTTCCGTCTTTTTTGGTGGTGAAATAGGGATCGAATATTTTTTCCTTTATTTCATCGTCGATTCCGTCGCCCGTGTCTTTTATCTGAATCCTGAAATAGGTATTGTAACCCTTTTTTACCATATCGCCGTTTACTCGTATTTCTCCCCCGTCAGGCATAGCCTGTATCGCGTTTTTAAAAAGATTGGCAAATACCTGCTTCATCTGTGTTCGGTCGAGCATGAACTTCAGGCGATCGTCCGCCTCTTTCGAGATATCGATTGCGATGCGGATATTATTGGAAAATCCTTTGTAGACATCCGCCACTTCCGAAAGAATGTCTCTGATCGATACTTCCTCGAACCTCAGGTCCGGCAGCCGGGTAAACTCTTTGAACTCCGTCAGCAGGTTGTTCAGATTGTCGACTTCCCGTATTATCGAGGATATGGCGGGTTCAAGAACCTGTTCGAAGTTATCCATGCCGGATTTATATTTTTTTTGAATTCGCTGTGCGGAAAGCTTGATCGGGGTGAGGGGATTCTTGATTTCATGCGCGAGTCGCTGCGCGATTTCCTGCCAGGCGGTGATTTTCTCCGAATGCAGCAATTTTTTACGGGATGCATCGAGTTCCGTAATCATTCTGTTGAATGATTCGACCAGAATTGAGAGTTCGTCATTCGAACGGGCCAGAATTCTGAATGAAAAGTCGCCCTCCGAAACCCTTCTTGTCGCTTCTTCGAGATTGACGATCGGTCTGATGATTTCGTCCGTCAGGAGAAAACTTATGAGAATCGCCAGCAGGAGGATGGGAAAGGAGAATACGAAATAGAAAATTATGACCGCGATCCGGAAGAGGTCCTTGTAGTATTCCAGCTGTTTGAATGTACTTCGCGAGGAGGTGATTCTGCTTGCGTATGCATTGAACTCTTCGGTGAGGATAATACCGAGGACAAGGTAAAATGTTTTATTCGACAGTTTCACCTCGCTCACGCTTCTTAAGATACTCAGATCGCCGGTCTCTTTTTTTGGAAGCATGCCGTTTTTACCCTGTATTTCAGCGAAATCATTGAATTTTCCGTTCTCCTGCTCTCCCCAGAAAACGATTTCATTTCCGTTTTGGTCGAAACATTGAATGAAGTCGATTTCAGGATTCACGCTTTGCAACCGTTCACAAACCTGGGCCGGTTTTGTTTCAATGTCACTCAATAATGATGGAAGCATGGGGCTTTTGTGAAAGACTTTCAGATTTTCGTATTTATCCGAATAATAATTGAGGGCGACCTGAAGACCGCCGTCCAGAACGTCGATTATTTTTACGCTGAACCAGAAATTGATGCTGGAATTGATGAAGCTTATCGAAAGCAACGCCTGAGGGATGAGTGACAGGAGGGCGACAAATACAAAAAAGATGATCAACCGCAGCTTGAATCGCGATCCGGGCTTTTTTTTCGCCCTTTCACGGAAGAGGGTGACCATGTTGACGATAATCGCACCGAGAAGAAGCAGGGGGAGGATGATGATGATGATAATGATAAGCAGATTGGCGAAAGGGTTGATATTCTGGATATTGCCGATAATCTGTTGCGAGAAAATCAGAATAAGTGAGATAAGAAAAATGTAAAATATGATGAGAACGAAAAGTCCCGTCGGTGTACTGCTGGCACCCTGCTGGAGTTTCATTGTTTTTGTTCCTCCTTTTCCGGATGCCATTCAATCCATGATGTCGTCCTGCCGATTGAACTGATAATGACAATCAGATGAAGCGGCGGCTCCAGTTTGACCGGGTTGATGCTGATTCTCGCAAGGATATAGCAGTCCGTCAGGTTGATATCCTCCGTCGTCGTAAACCGGTAATCTCGGAGCAGGCAGAAATTCCTGATAAAGGATTCCTCCTCATGATACGAGTAGGTATCGCCTTCACTCGTTTCGATAACATATTCATCCGGAAAGAATTTTTTATACGCTGTGTATGACGGTTTTTTTTCAAGAAGCAGCCAGTCACCCAGTAATGAAAAAAGTCCCTTGTTTTTTCTGTACAACCTGATCTGAAAAAAGATTTCCGCCGTGAGGCCTTCTTTGAGCGACGCAAGTAATTCTTCCCGGTCTATTCCCTTAAGGCCGACGGAAGCAAGAACCAGGTTGTTTTCAATACGTATCGAGAGTTCCGTTTCGATGGCCGCGGCTTTTGTCGCGGTGAGGATGCCTATACATATGAAAATGGCGGGGAAAATCCTTTTTATGGCATACTGATTCGGCTTTATCATTGCATTTCCGGAAGGGGGCTGTTTGAACGTGCACCTCCTCATTCTTCCTCAAACTTGTTGTCAAAAAGTTTTATCAACGCCTCGATCGCATCTTTTTCATCCTCACCGTCGGCTATGATCTTCAATTGGGTCTGGTATGTCGCGCCCAGACTGATAACTCCCATAATCGATTTCCCGTTGATTCGTTCCGTTCCTTTTTCTATCAATATTTTCGAGTTGTATTTCGATGCCGTTTGTACGAGAAGTGCTGCAGGACGTGCGTGCATTCCCGCTCGGTTTGTTATGATAACGAGTTTCTCTATCATGATTTATCTATATAAATGTTTTTCTTCAAGAAAATATGCCCGGGCGCTTTTTGATTCCAGCCAGTTCATGACATTACTGCTGAACTCCTTTGCGGAGTCGTAGCCCATTCTTTTAAGACGTTCATTCATTGCCGCCGTTTCTATGATAATCGGGATATTTCTTCCCGGTTTGACCGGAATAATGAGGTACGGGACCTTGATCCCGAGGAGATCGATGGTTTCCTCCGAACCGATTCTGTCATATACCTTTTTTGCTTCCCATTCTTCCAGTTCGACGACAAGTTCCACTCTTTTCTCATCTCTGATCGCCCCGACGCCGAAGAGATGGGTAATGTTGATAATACCGAGACCGCGAATTTCCATATGATGGCTGATAACGACGCTCGCCCCTTTTCCGAGCAGGTAATTTCCATTGACATTTCTCACATTAATAGCGTCATCCGCGACAAGGCGGTGGCCCCGTTCGATTAATTCCAGTGCTATTTCGCTTTTCCCGACGCCGCTTTCACCCTTGATCAGTATCCCGACACCAAAGACCTCGACGAATACACCGTGGATTGTCTGATTGGGGGCGAAAATATTACTGAGTACCCGCATGATACGTGTCGAGAACTCGGATGAGGGCAAATCGGTTTTGAGGATCGGACACTTTGCGTCTTCCGCCATCTTGAAAAAAACATCGGTCGGTTGAATATTGTAGGTAAAAATACAGCATGGAACTTCAAAGGAAAGTATTTTCTCGATGGTGTCGTGTTTTCCTTCATCTTCGAGTTTTTTCAGATACGCGTTCTCGCCGCGGCCGAAAATCTGTATTCTTTTAAATGCGAAATTCTCAAAAAAGCCGCTCAGCGCAAGTCCGGGTCTGTCAATCTCCGGAAGACTGATTTCCCGTACAAGCCCCGGACGTCCTGCGATGCATGAAAGGTTGAGGGCGTCATGCTCCTTAAAATCAAGCTGGAGAAGATCCAGTACGGTAAATTTTTCCATAGCAATTTCCTATCATTTATTTTATGAGGAGATACCGTTTGCAGTAAACGGTGTTTCATCCATTAATTGGCGGTATCCCCTTCCGGAGCATGTGTTTCCCGCTGTCTGTTTCCGGAAGAAACAATATTCTCCCCTATCATCACCCGGACAGCGTACGACAGGGAATCCCGACAATCCGCTCCATCGTTTCGAAGGTAACGCTTATGACATACTATCATGGCAACGGATGAGATAATACGGGTATACGATCATCGTTCACCTTCCTTATCATCTCTCCGTTCCGGATAAAAGAGGAGCCGGGGTAATATCTTGCGAAAACCTATACACACTATCGATCTTTGTCCCGTCAATAATGTTTCTGAACCTTGCTTTTTTCCTTCTTAACTTTCAATTCAATCTTGTCAAAGAGTTTATCGATTCCCTCGAATATTTCGAAACAATTTACCCTTACATACGCCGTCCCCCCCCACTTGAAGTTGACATTCGCTTCAAGTTTGAATCCATGTTTTTCCTTGATGAGCTTGAAAAGCAGATCAATGATGTAATGTGCTGCAAAATCAAGTCTTTGGAGTTTTTTATTAAAATATTCTCTTAATTCGTCGGTAACATCCATATGAATCCCCGTCAGTTCGAGATTCATAAACTGTTTTGGAAGA
The sequence above is drawn from the Spirochaetales bacterium genome and encodes:
- a CDS encoding sigma-54-dependent Fis family transcriptional regulator; translation: MNTILIIDDEPGIRSVLKDVLEDENYTVLCAEDGVQGLSLIETKPVDLVILDVWLPNMGGIDVLKKIREDFPDVEVIMISGHANINLAVKAVKMGAFDFLEKPLSLEKTITVVRNALKMEDLIMENRDLKNSLFMEDEIIGSSPTIEKVREIISQSAATDSRILILGENGTGKELVAREIHRKSKRAAGPFIEINCAAIPETLIESELFGHEKGAFTNAISRRKGKFELAHKGTIFLDEIADMSASAQAKVLRVIQELTFERIGGEKPISVDVRIIAATNKHIEQEIKAGRFREDLYFRLNVIPVFMPPLRERKEDIESLLSYFMEKFRRTQADILKTFTPKATEILVNYEWPGNIRELKNFVERINIITDKVLITEEIVEQYLGKRSEGTNDTVLADFENLKLTAAKDRFEKRLIIKKLQENDYNISKTAEELGIYPSNLHGKIKKFGIKTNK
- a CDS encoding HPr kinase/phosphorylase yields the protein MEKFTVLDLLQLDFKEHDALNLSCIAGRPGLVREISLPEIDRPGLALSGFFENFAFKRIQIFGRGENAYLKKLEDEGKHDTIEKILSFEVPCCIFTYNIQPTDVFFKMAEDAKCPILKTDLPSSEFSTRIMRVLSNIFAPNQTIHGVFVEVFGVGILIKGESGVGKSEIALELIERGHRLVADDAINVRNVNGNYLLGKGASVVISHHMEIRGLGIINITHLFGVGAIRDEKRVELVVELEEWEAKKVYDRIGSEETIDLLGIKVPYLIIPVKPGRNIPIIIETAAMNERLKRMGYDSAKEFSSNVMNWLESKSARAYFLEEKHLYR
- the raiA gene encoding ribosome-associated translation inhibitor RaiA, producing the protein MFDKSTNQNNENLPKQFMNLELTGIHMDVTDELREYFNKKLQRLDFAAHYIIDLLFKLIKEKHGFKLEANVNFKWGGTAYVRVNCFEIFEGIDKLFDKIELKVKKEKSKVQKHY
- a CDS encoding HPr family phosphocarrier protein, with amino-acid sequence MIEKLVIITNRAGMHARPAALLVQTASKYNSKILIEKGTERINGKSIMGVISLGATYQTQLKIIADGEDEKDAIEALIKLFDNKFEEE
- a CDS encoding HAMP domain-containing protein, encoding MKLQQGASSTPTGLFVLIIFYIFLISLILIFSQQIIGNIQNINPFANLLIIIIIIILPLLLLGAIIVNMVTLFRERAKKKPGSRFKLRLIIFFVFVALLSLIPQALLSISFINSSINFWFSVKIIDVLDGGLQVALNYYSDKYENLKVFHKSPMLPSLLSDIETKPAQVCERLQSVNPEIDFIQCFDQNGNEIVFWGEQENGKFNDFAEIQGKNGMLPKKETGDLSILRSVSEVKLSNKTFYLVLGIILTEEFNAYASRITSSRSTFKQLEYYKDLFRIAVIIFYFVFSFPILLLAILISFLLTDEIIRPIVNLEEATRRVSEGDFSFRILARSNDELSILVESFNRMITELDASRKKLLHSEKITAWQEIAQRLAHEIKNPLTPIKLSAQRIQKKYKSGMDNFEQVLEPAISSIIREVDNLNNLLTEFKEFTRLPDLRFEEVSIRDILSEVADVYKGFSNNIRIAIDISKEADDRLKFMLDRTQMKQVFANLFKNAIQAMPDGGEIRVNGDMVKKGYNTYFRIQIKDTGDGIDDEIKEKIFDPYFTTKKDGTGLGLSIVERIIFDHKGNIWFESRKGIGTTFFIDLPTGAPS